The genome window TTGTGGGAATTCAGCACCCGCGCAGCCGCGTATGCGGCGAATCAGTAGCATCCGTCGGAAACGCACCGCCTCTCCAAGAGGGCGCCAAACGACATGGGAGACCCGTTCACGCCAACCCGCCCTCACTGCGCGGGCGGCAGCTCCACCACCTGCTCCTTGCCGTCCCGGCTCACCCGCAAGCGGACGGTCTGCCCCTCCATACCGGCCAGCATGGATTGGAATATGCCGACGCCGGTGACGGGGCTCGAATCGACGGCCAGGATGACGTCCCCCCGCTTCAGACCGGCATTCTCATTCCCGCTGACGTCGGAGACCAGAACCCCATCCGTGCTGGACAGGCCAAGGGATGCGGCCAATCCCCGGCTGATCTCCTGCACGGTGATTCCCCGAACGCTCTTGACCAAGGGCTCGCTCCGACCTTCGGACTCGCTCCGGTCTTCCAGATCCATGGCGGTGTTCCCCTCCATCAGCGACCGGGCCACCAGGATGGGTTTGCGAAAGCGAAGGGCCAGGGCAATGGCGTCGCTGGGCCGGCTGTCCACTTCGAAATCCTTTCCGGACGAGGTCAGGAAGATGCGGGCGTAGTAGGTTCCCTCCTTGAGCTCGCTGACCAGCACTTTCTCGAAGACCACCCCGGCTCCCTGCAGGATCGACTTCAGCAGGTCATGGGTCAGAGGACGGGGCGCAGCCGCACCCTCGAGCTCCATGGCGATGGCCCGTGCCTCGAAGGGACCGATCCAAATGGGAATCGCCCGGGAATCTCCCTTGTCCCGCAGGATGACCACCGGCATGTCGGTAGTGCGGTCGAAGCCCACCCTCATGACTTCCACGGCCACCGGTCCCTGGTCAGCCTCTTCGGCCTGGCAGCCCATGATGGTCTGGCTCAAAAGCACCAGCAGGAGCAAGATCCGCCACAACGCCCGTCTCCCCGTCCACCCTCGGTGCCTGCCGTTGACAATCCCGTTCATGTTCAACCCCAGTCTGGTTGGCAATTCCCACCGCAGCGACGCAAAAGGATCCGGCTGGGCCGGTCTTGGTTAAATCGCCGTCCAGCCGCCGTCCACCAGCAATGTATGCCCCGTGATCAGATCCGCTGCCGGGCTGGACAGAAATACCACGGCGCCGGCAACGTCCTCCGGCTTCCCCAGGCGTCCGAGCGGAATGCGGCTCAGGATCTCACGGCTGAAGCTTTCGTCCTGAAACAGCTTCTCGGTCAACGGCGTCCGCACGAAAGTGGGTCCCACGGCGTTGACGTTGATGTTCTGCCCGGCCCATTCGATCGCCAGCACACGA of Acidobacteriota bacterium contains these proteins:
- a CDS encoding DUF151 domain-containing protein, which gives rise to MWRILLLLVLLSQTIMGCQAEEADQGPVAVEVMRVGFDRTTDMPVVILRDKGDSRAIPIWIGPFEARAIAMELEGAAAPRPLTHDLLKSILQGAGVVFEKVLVSELKEGTYYARIFLTSSGKDFEVDSRPSDAIALALRFRKPILVARSLMEGNTAMDLEDRSESEGRSEPLVKSVRGITVQEISRGLAASLGLSSTDGVLVSDVSGNENAGLKRGDVILAVDSSPVTGVGIFQSMLAGMEGQTVRLRVSRDGKEQVVELPPAQ